AGTCTTTTGTTCATCCAGGAAACAGCCCTGCCCAGAGAACTGGGCTCCAACTCAAGATTGGCTGGTTCAACAAGGCACCCTGCAGATAAAGCTGGCAGAGTAAAGGCTTCAAACTCCTTTCCATGGGTAAGAAAATTTTGGATGGGATAAGATAAATGACTTTAGGAGAAACTTCCAGGCTATGGGAAGTTAGCAACGATTTGTGGAGGGGAGGATTATCATGCCTTGAGAGACACTGACCCGATACAACCTTCACCACAGTAAATTTCCAATGGGCATGTGGAATTCAGGCCCCAGGACCCATGGCCCCCATTCCTTTACCTCCTACAGCAACCCACCAGAACCTGGCCTCGAAGATCTTCTGTTTATGCTGCAGAGATTGTCAGGAACCCCAAGTCATTGATGACTGTAAGGTTCCCAGTCAAACCCAGAAGAATCAGCCATCAACAGGTGGTAGGTATCGGAAAAAAGCAGTGCCTGGCCTCCTGAGACCTCTGCTTGCTCATTGTCCTCCTGCTGAGATACCCCTGGGTTTTCCACATCTTTTGATGGATATTTCCAACCTAAAATGAGATGGAGATAAAGTGCATTAGTTCTCAAATCAATAAACAAGAGAATTAAATTCTTGTGGTCCATGGGCCTGCAATATCAGCATCACCTTGATAGGGGCTTGTTAGAATCATTTTCAGACCCTGTTCCAGACCTACTGAATGAGAACCTGCATTTTAACATAATCTCCAGGTAAATTTGAATGTATATTATAGTTCAAGAAACACTAGGCTAAAGATAATATAGTTTGAGTCTCATCTCTGCCACAAAAGTTGGGCAAGTCACTTAGCTAACTCTGAAGCTCAGTTATTCTCACCTTAAAACGAGAATATCTATAATTCATTGTTAATTTTCAGGGTCATTGGGAGGGTGAAATGAGGCATATGCATAACTACTTAGCATAAGGCCTGGCACAAAGCAAACAGTCAAAAAATGATAACTATATAGAAACCAGTTAGATTAGGATAGGGTCTGCTGTTAAAACAAATAAGCCTTGACATCTCAATGATTTACAAATGGAAGTTTGTTTCTTATTCATGCTAAGCCTAGGACACATAAAACATTCCTTCTCCATCTTTAGCTATCTGGAACACAAGACTTACTCAGCTACCATAttaagggaagagagagaaagagagaaggtaCCCTGACCTTCAATTTTTAATCACATCCATCTTGATGATCCAAGACAAAAGATCATAGCAAAGAAGGGGTCAAAATCAACAATgttggacaggaaaaaaaatcattatcaagCTCAGGCAAAGCTAAGATTGATGAACCCTTGATGGGACAGGGTGCTACCAGTAATCTGCCATTATCTCACTGAGAGGGGGACAGTATCATGGCAAGAAAAGGTTCTAAGAACATATTTTGCCAGAAATCCATAGGTAAGGGCTTTTAAAAGACTTCTTTTGGAAATAGATTCCCTATAAAAATCAAGAACCTTAATACTGCCAGTGCCTTTTCCCAAAATAATAATCACATGCAAAGTACTGTCTAGacacccagctgcaatctgaggAACCCCTGCTGCTGCGTGTCCCATGCTACtaggaaaagaatattatttattctgCAAAGTCACGCTAAGAAGTGGATTATTATCCAAAATGAACAAACCAGTTTGCAGGCATGAACAAAGGCAGAGCAATCTGTTCAAGATGTGCAGCTAGTAAATGACAGCAGAATACCCTGTCACAGAACAGAGCTCAGTCTGTTGACAAAATTCTGTTATACCTCTAGAAGTATACACAGCCCATGCCTTATAAGCAACAGTCTTTATGACAGCAAATTTTGAAGAGTCTAAACATCCAATAGTAGAACATTGGTTAAATCAACTTCAAGTCATCCATAACCTAACACATTAGACAgccattattttctaaaaatttagtgatatgagaaaaatgttttagatatgacatataagaaaaaataaaatgcatatataataAATAGGATGTAATGAGCTATGTAAAACATTCATAGGAAAAAAACTGGGACTATCTGGGAGGAGAGGTATTTGGGgcatttcatattaaatatttcccAACGTGTTTATAATAGGCATGCATAtttttacaaacagaaaaaatgtaaatggggggaggttcttttttcttttttttttttttttttgcagtcctagggctcaaacccaggggtgctctaccattcagttacatccccagccccccaccacacacttttttttttaaagaacctcactaaattgcccaatctGGCcataaacttgcaatcctcctccctcagcttccaagtaactgagattataggtgtgcaccaccctgcccagctaaaaagtgtgtgtttaaaatgaacacatatttttaatCTAGCATGTACTTACTTATTTATCTAGCATGTACTTACTTACAAGGGGCTGCACTCAAAGCAGAGGAGGAGGTAGACACAGACTCCCACCACCCCAGGATGCCCACCCACTCCCACGTGCTGCTTCAGAGTTGGCCAATGCCTTCACTTCCCCGACTCAATGGAGCTTCCCATGTGACCTTGTGGAACTGTCATTGACAGGTTTGAAGCTTCAGAAGAATGAGCTCAACAGGCAAAATCCCAGGCACACTAGCACATCCTCCCCCTCGATTATAGGAAGACTGCTCAATACACAGAAGAAATCTTCCTCCAGCAGCAGCGAGTTTGAAGGTGAGTCCCAAACTGGGATCCTAACACAGACTTCTGGGAAAGAGGTCCTGATAACCTGGCCCCGTGACTTTCTGACCTAAGCTAAGTGGGATGCAGAGAGAGTGACCACGCCCACCAGGAAGCTGTGGTCCAGAGCACAGTGAGGAGAGTCCAGGGCTCTGAGATCTAACTCCACAATCTTCAGGCTAAGAATTCCCTGGGGAGAAGCAGTCAAGGAGGAGGGGACCCAGAGCACATCCATTCCTTCTTCTGAGACCTTGTGCAGCATCTCGTATGTGCTTCTTGTGTGACTGTTCCCTTAATGTCGACTTGAGGCGAGAGACCAAGTTCCAGGAGGGCAGGGCCCCATAGGCTTTGCTCTGTTGTTCCCCCAAACCCAGCCAGCTGTGTGGATGGAGAACAGAGAACGCTTGTGGACAGAGCAGAGTTCAGTCAGGGCAACCGTCTCTGGGTCATGGAAGGACAGATGTCCTATCTAGGACAGGGGCgcaaagcaggaagaagaaatgcAGCCATGTTGCTGGGCAGCACCTGTGCCCAGGTGTCCTCACAGAGCACACAGCTTCCCCAGGGCAGATGGTCAAGAGCTGAGGGTCACCCGGACCCATCCTATCAGTCAATCCTCCTTACAAACCAAATCACACTCCAGGTGAATTCCTCCTATAAAACACGCACCCTTCTTTCTGTCCTCCCCACCCCAATAGGCTGAGGCCCACAGAGAGAAGAGACTTTCCACAAACCCACAGGGGATGATGTTAGCACCCAGTGCAGGGTGGACCCAAGGCCCTACTGTCTATGCCACTgtgtttagcaagaccctctacCGTCATGGGGTCCACCAGAGTAATTCAGTCCCAGACCTGTCGCCAGGAACTCCTAGGCTCAGGTCTTTGGCTCCCAGGGGACTCGGGAATCTGAGGAAAGACCGGAGAGGGATGCAAATGACCAGGACAGTTCGTCCAAGCCTAACCAAAAGGCCTTCGCTCAGCATActgttctcctctctcttttcagAACTGAGTGCTCCAAACTTTCAAAGAGGATTTTACAAGAGAAACCTAAACCGCTACAGCCACGAGCAGTGGCCCTTCCAGTCGTGCCTCATCGGGCGACCCTGAGCCTTCTAGTCAGGGGGCACCCCAGTCTCCAAACTGCTGGAGGGTCCCCGTGAGGAAGAGGGCGGTGGGCAGGAGTCATGAAGACTGATTTGGAAACTCCCCTGCAGGAGGAGAAGATGTCTGAGCCCCCCTGTGCCATCTGACCAAGTAGCTTCAGCCCCTGAAACAGCCACAGGGGAGGAGTCGTCACCAAATAAAAACCTTGGTAGCAGCAGAGGACGTGTCCCTCCTCTCTTCTACCCCTGGGCCAGGGAGTGTCACCTTCAGACATCATTGTTAAATATATTGTCACATCTAACTAACCTAAACATTTTCAACCTTTTGGCTAGCTCTTGAAATAGTTTCAAATATACGGAAAAGTTACAAAACTGATAGGAAGAATCCGTTTCCCTCTCACCAGGTTCACCAGTTGCTTACATTGCCCCCACCGGCTTTGtcctttccccctctctccaGGTTTTTCCAAGTCACTGGGGGGGAGTCATCATGCCTGTACCCTGAAATGTTTCAATGTACATTTCCTGAAAACAAGGTCTTTTTACAGAACTACTATACAGCAAATTGAACATTGATACACTAGTACTCAAATGTCACCAGTTGCCCCCCACCATTAGTCCAGGATCTAATCCAAGAATTGCTTGTGCTGCCTGGGGTCCCTGGGGGAGTGGCCATTCAGACCCTGCGGTGGAGGCCACAACCGCTGCAGGGTTTCTCCACTCCttctattttgttaattgttttcatttttttttaactaattagTCCTACTTGtttatattctatttctattttagctTATACATTCTTTTAGttactttgttgttttcttccttaATGTTTGAGAACTgggaattacttttttttttttttttttttttttttggcagtatggggaattgaacccaggacctcatgcatgctgggcaagtgccccaccagagctgcatcccagcctttttaatttttttctttattagagcATTAGAGTTATACATAGGAGtcaggttcattttgacaaaatcacgTGTGCTTGGAATTGATTTCAGTCCTATTCCCGCGCTGCCCCTGCCAACTTCCTCCCCGAGTCTCCTTCGCTGACTCTACTgaccttcctttctctcatttatttacctatttgaTTGGTACTCTCCATGTAAGGGCAAAGCTCCCCGCGGTACATCATGTGTGCACGAAACACGATTTGGTTCCATTCGTCCCGTGTCCTCCCCGCTTCTGTTCTCCCTCCGTTTTCCACCTTCGTCTGCACTGACCTTCCTGGTGCATTCATGACATCTGATCCTACCgtcccccgcccccccccacacacacaccaccaccacagcCTTTGTTCCCTTACtttgctttagcttccacatatgagagaacactttcaacccttgactttctgagtctggcttatttcgcGCAGTGAtggtctccaattccatccatttaccagcaaatgccatattctcaatattcttcatggctgagtagaactccattgtgtatatttaccaatttttcttgatccattcatctattgatgagcacctgggctgattccataacttggctattgtgaattgtgctcctataaACATGGAAGTGGCCCTGTCATGACAGTATGCTGaatttagttctttgggataaataccaaggaatgggatagctgggtcaaatggtggttccaagttttctgaggaatctccacactgctttccagagtggttgcactaatttgcagtcccaccagcaatgtatgagtgtacctttttccccacatcctcgtcaataTTTATTGtgtccttgataattgccattctggttggaatgaaataaaatcttagtgtagttttgattcctagccctttttaaaattttgagacagggtcttgctaagttgcccaggcttgccttgacctgcaatcctcctgcctcagtctcccaagagcTGAGATtggaggtgtgcaccactgcatgcTGATTTTCTTGGTGTAAGTATCTAAAGACAGAATAATGCCCCTCCTCCCAAAAATGTCTTCTCCCTACTCCTGGGACCTGTGAGCATTGCTAAGGGGATTAGAGCTGCAGATGCAGTTAAGGTTGCTAACCAGTGACCTTGAGATAGAGATAAGCCCTGATTATCGGGTGAGGCCAATCCAATCACATGGGGAGAATCTCCTGCCCAGCTCTGGGGTACATTGTTTCTGTCACCTCAGCACAAGCACCAGGACAGGAGAGGAGGCGGCAGCAACAGGCCAAGTACCCGCACTCCCTCCCCAGGGGAAAAGGAACTAAATTCTTCATAAAGCACTGGAGTGTATCAACCCTGCACCATTAAAATGCCTCAGTCTCTTACTGTGCCACCTTGGCCAAGAACCTGACAtactctgtgcctcggtttcctcctctgtacagTAATGGCTGCCCGTGGCATAATGAATTCTTCTTTGTCGTATCTTCTTGGGTGAAGTGCACTTGGGCTCTGTCGTGTGACTTGCTTGGTCAACAGAACTTAGCAGACAGGGCCTGGAAATGCATCTCGAGGCTTCCTCCACCTGCAGCCCATGAGAACAACACCCTTGCCAGCCTACCAACCCAAGAAGGATGAGAGCCACAGGAGGCGGGAGCGCTGCCAACCTGACGACATGGTGGGCGGCAGGAAGGACCCCTGAGAGGGCCTCACAGGCACCCTCCCTCCCCCTTACCTCTGAGATCCAGTCAGACACCCCAGGCTCCAGCATTCCCCAGTTCCCGGCTCTGTGACATCATAGACAGCCTCCTGTCCACTCTGCCAGCAGCAGGTGAGTGAGGCTCCCAGGTTAGACGCACGTAGGAGGGGTCGTCTTTCTGCACTGGAAGAAGCCATGTCCCCCCGCCTCTCCTGGAGCCTATTCACTTCACTAGAAAGCAGACACCGCCGCACGGGTGCCTTGGCCCTTTCTCACTCTGGGTCCTAGTCTCCTCACATGGGCTGAATGCCCCAAGGGCTCCCCACTTCCAGAAGCCTTCTTGCTGGTCCTCATTGACCTTGCTTGTTCTGGTCATCATGCTGTGGGGGTCCCTAGAGACCCAAGGTCACGGCCCACTGGGGACAACCCCAGGGCCTTTTCTTTGGCTCCTGCTTCCATCCCGAGATAGGCACTGGAGGTTCAGGAAACtgccccccgcccctccccacgTCCCCTATATCACCATCTTTTGAGTTACCAAGCACTCAGTGTGCGCAAGAccctgtgctaagcactttacatcTTCCGACACTGGATCCTTGACACGTTCTGGGGTAGATTTTGATCACCCCCTTTGCAGAGAGAAGCTGAACTTCAAGGAGGTAAAACTCCCTCAATTTACACAGCAAGGGGCAACAAGAATTAGGATCCCAAGtccatctaaataaaatacgtgTGCTCTGAACCATGACGCCTCTCTGCCAAGCTTCAGGTGGAGACTTGCTATTTAAACCCCCCTGAAAACCTTGAAGGACAAATCAGTTCTGAAATCTTGTGCTGGAATTGCCTGCAGGGTGTAAAAATGGACGCATAGGCTTCAGCTTCAGACCCAACCACGCTGACGGGTGGGAGGCAGCTCAGTGGAGCGCTAAACCAGCAGCCAAGGGCCCGGGATCCATCTCCAgcgggaagaaaaataaaaatacacatgtatGAAAATCCCAGCTCTTCCTCTCGGCTGTGACACCTGAACAAGGCCCAGGTGCCTCACCGTACagtagaaacaaaagagaaatgagcCCCCAGACGTCGGGACCGCAGAGATGCCTGATGATGGCGGGAGTCCTTGACGATAAGGCTGCTGCTTCTTCCATTAATTTCTAAGACTGGAGCCTCACAGTGACAAGGAAACCTGGGCGAGGAGGTGTGTATTTCTATGAGAGGTAAAAACACGTTCATGGAGGGGACAGTGCAGGAAGGACTGAGCACTGTACCGTCCCGCAGTCTGGGAAGGCTCGTGCGCTATTCAGGGGGAGAAGCTTCCTGCTGTGGAcagccctgtgctctgtgctggaaTGCTAGGGGACTTGCACCCATTCCTGTTCCCTGAGAGCAGGACCGTGTCACTCTTGCTCACCGCAGGATCTTCAGCACCTCACGAAACGCATGGCACCAGAACATCCTCAGTAAATGCGGTTGTCCTGAGGTGTCCATGCAGGGTTGGATTTACACACCAAAATTCACGGATGCTCAAGTCCTAGAACATCTCCTCGTATTTGCACATGACCTACACGCGCTCTCCCCTAGATCTTAAATCATTTCTAGGTTATGAATAACACCTAACACAAAGTAAATGTTGTGTCAATAGCCATCATACCATATTATTGaaggaataataagaaaaattctgTATGTGTTTggtaatttatttcaaatattttcaatctgtggtgACTTGAATTCATGGATCCAGAACCAATAGATACAATGTTGACTGTGTAtgctgaacaattttttttaaagcctagATCTTTTTCAGAGGCGAATAAACAGAGAGTGAAAGCATACTCCATTCAACAAAAATTGGCTGAGCACCAACAATGGGTGGGTAGACTCTGTGCAGCAACAGGAAGGGCCATGGTCCGGGAAGCTGTGGGATGGTGAGACCACAGAGAAGCCCTAATTTGTCCCCGCATGAGAGAGGGCTTCCCGAGGAGGCGACACCTGAGCTCCGGCAGGGGTGATGGGTGGAGGGTAAGGAAAGCATGCAGGGGCAGAGGAACAGCTAGCCCAAAAGTGGTAGCAGGACAGGGGACAGCGAGGGTCGGGGACAGCGAGGGTCTGAGAGAGAGTGGCAGGTCTTCTGGGAGTGAGCCCGCGAACCAGAGGCAAGCTGTGTCCTGACCAGAGGCCAGAGCgggcagtgggggtggggcggCAGATGATGGAGGAGCCGCGGATGAGCTAGAGTCAGAGACCCGGATGGAGAATGGACCGAGAGGAAGGCGGGCTCCACCCCCATTTCTGGCTCTGAACATAAAGTGAATTGTGGGACTGTCCCCAAATAGAGACCATGGGCAGAGAAGAAGCAAGTTTGGGTTGGAGATGGTGGCAGGGGAGTACATCCCACCCACAGGTGGCCAGAGCAACCCTGTTAGTCATCCAAAAAGCCACCCATCAGTGTGGCAGGTAGGTAAGGCAGGCGGTACGGTGTGACCTGCTTAGACAAAAATGGTTCACCTCACCACTTGCTGCTCCCTTGTGACATCATCTGTTTGTACCCAGGACCAAATGGGACAAATACAGGTTCATTCATCCATGCCATAATTATCCACGGAATGCCTGCCCTATGCCTGTGATGGAGGCCCAGCAGGGTCTCCTGGGAGCACAGGCACATTCAAGAGAGTTCTAGAATATGTTAGAGTGCCACAAGGTCACGACAGCACCACGtgtagaaggggaaaaaagagcaCCGAGAGATGGAAGGGAACTTAAAGAGTATAAATACAGTcagatgcagtggtacatgccagtaatcccagcacttgggaggctgaggcaggaggattgcacattcaaagtcaacctcagcaaaagcgaggcactgagcaactcagaaagaccctgtccctaaataaaatatgaaatagagctggggatgtggctcagtggtcgagtgccctgagttcaatccctggtacccccccacccgccacaaaaaaatagaaaagagaaaaaaaaaaaaagtgcgaATACACAAGAGAATGAAATGGGGTGAACGTGCCAAAGGTGGCCTCGCTAGAAGGAGACCCCTCAAGCAACAGCTTGAGGAAGGAGCCCCTGGCATCTCTACAGGATGAGCACTTCCGGTGCAAGCCATGTGTCTGGTGCGGCTGGACAGGAGTGAAGGGTGGTGGAAAGAGCACAGGAGACGGCACGAGGTCAGGTCAGACTGTGGGCGGCTTCAGGGGAGCCCCAGGGGAGGACTGGCTCTTCCTCTCATGACAAGGGAAGCCATGTTGTTCTGGGAAGAGGCGACATGTTCTGACTTAAGGAAGACCAGGTGGAGAAGCAGAAGACGAGCTCAGGCAATAGTCCAGGAGGAAACGAGGGGGCCGTGGACAAGGCTGGAGAGATGGGAAATCAGAGCTGAAGGAGGCGGCCAGGCAGTGAACCTGAGGGCTGTGACTGACTCACAACCACGTGATGGAAATGCTCAGAGTGAGGTGTTGGCCACAGAGAAAGGGCAGAAAGAGGAGATGGTCCAGGCATAGAGGAGACTGAAAGGAGGctgggaatgagacagacttaCCACTGTGGGTCATCAGAGCTGGAAGGATCCTTGGAAAGATAATGACACCCAAGTGCCCCTTGCACATGGTGAGCCTAGGTCCAAAGACACAGCAGGGCTAGCCCAAAGCCACACAGTGCATTAGTGCTGGGGCCGGGACTTGAACCAGCAAAGCTAGACTTCACAATCATACTCCCGTGGAACTGGGTCAGCTGGAATGAACTGGAGCCCAGGAGCCACAGGAGAAGGAATGAAAAGGACATGAGCAGACTGAGGGCTCTGGGCACCAGCCATCGCGGTGGCTGGGTCATCTGAAGTGGTACTACACTCCCCAATTTCCAGATGACAACGGGGGACCCAAAGAAGTTGCCTCCCACCAGAGCCCTCACCTGGAAAGCAGAAGGCAAGCTCGCCCATGTGGGCTGGTGAAGGTGCTCCTTCTGCTACCATGGGGCTCAGCAAAGAAGGCGCGGACATCTTTCAGCCCATCTTACGTTCACGGGGAAAGAGCCCTGTGCAGAG
The Sciurus carolinensis chromosome 14, mSciCar1.2, whole genome shotgun sequence DNA segment above includes these coding regions:
- the Tex48 gene encoding testis-expressed protein 48; the protein is MGPSWSVSTATHQNLASKIFCLCCRDCQEPQVIDDCKVPSQTQKNQPSTGGLKLQKNELNRQNPRHTSTSSPSIIGRLLNTQKKSSSSSSEFEELSAPNFQRGFYKRNLNRYSHEQWPFQSCLIGRP